ACCAGTGACAGCATTTGCCATTAGTTCGCTGAGCTTTGTCTGCGCTTCCTTATACTCAGCTATCGTGAGTTTCTTTGTGATCGGGTCCGGCATGGCTTTTAGCTCCCTTACTAAGACTATCGGCAGAGAATCTTGCTTACTTTAGATCTCAAGAAAGGGGGGACCAGAGCAGTACCTTGCGGACATTGAGAAGACCCTCCATAATAAAACACTAACGTATGCGCAACCGCTCCATAACTAAGAAACAATTTGCCTTTGTAGGTAAAGACTCCGACCACGGAGACCTAAGTCGCCTAGATGGGACGCTGCGCATGTCTTATGAAGAAAAATTTTCATTAATCTGCGATCTAACTACCTTCGACTATCAGTTGAAAAACAACACAAATGATATACCCAGATTTCTTAGAACTACTGCGTGTATTCGCAAAGCATAAAGTCGCCTACGCGGTAATTGGCGGATATGCGGTCGGAATTCACGCGGAGCCACGCTACACAAAAGACTTAGACATTCTCATCGTTCCTGAAAAGAAAAATGCCAAGGCGCTGCTTGCGGCACTCTCTGAATTCGGTGCTCCCATCAGCAACTTGAGCGTAGATGAGCTGGCGACCCCTGGTCTACTATATGTCTTTGGAATTCCTCCTTTGCGTGTGGATATTCTCAACCGAATAGTTGGCGCGAACGTCAAGGCCCTTATCAAACGAGCCAAAAAAATAAAGATAGCGGATACTTCATTGAAGGTCGTAGCTATAGCGGACTTGATTATGTTAAAAAAACTGGCCGGCAGGAAGCAGGACCTTGCGGACATTGAAAAGCTTAAAGCGGTTAAACAACTTAAGCGATAACGTAACTATTCACCCACCGCCGAACCCAGACTGCGCTCTTTGAGCTTCGTCTGGGTAACCTCC
The nucleotide sequence above comes from Pseudomonadota bacterium. Encoded proteins:
- a CDS encoding nucleotidyltransferase, producing the protein MIYPDFLELLRVFAKHKVAYAVIGGYAVGIHAEPRYTKDLDILIVPEKKNAKALLAALSEFGAPISNLSVDELATPGLLYVFGIPPLRVDILNRIVGANVKALIKRAKKIKIADTSLKVVAIADLIMLKKLAGRKQDLADIEKLKAVKQLKR